GAATTAAAGTCTGCATTCTTTTCGCAGAAACTTCAATCCTGCCTAAATATGTTTTGGCTTTTGCCGAAATGTTTTGTTCGTCAAGGTCAGACAAGCGGCTGGCAAAAGTCTGAATTTTTCGAAGCGGTTCCTGCAAATCATGACTTGAGATATAAGCAAATGACTGCAGTTCGATATTCATATTAATAAGATCCCTGTTTTTAAGCTCTAATTGTGCAGTACGTTCAGAAACTTCTCTTTCAAGTTTGTCCGTAAAGTTTTTCTGATCCTGAATGTCTGTGCTGGTGCCTACCCACATTTGTATATTTCCATATTCGTCTTTCTGAGCTATTGCCCGGCTTAACTGCCATCTGTATTCACCGTCATAACGCCTGAAACGGTGTTCTAACAAAAAATCGTTACCGGTTTTTACAGCCTCCATCCAGCTATTGATATTTTCTTTCTGGTCATCAGGATGTACAATTTGAATCCATCCCTGTTCTTTTAAATCATCTATAAATAACCCCGTGTATTTATAAACAGATTTATTAAAGTAATTCACGTTGCCCGATGGGTCGCTGGTCCATATGTGTTGAGGCATGGAATCTGCAAGAAGTCTGAATTTTTCCTCACTTTTCATTAAGGTTTGATGGCTGTTTTTTTCATCGGTAATATCTAAAACAGTTCCGAGCATTTTAGTAATATTTTTATTTTCATCAAAAAAGAGTTTACCGTGAACTCTGATCCAGCACACTTCAGCGTCTGGTTTGATGATCCTGCACTCATATTTATAAATACCTGTCTGAAGTGCAAGTCCGAATGCTTTTTTCAAAACAGCGAGATCGTCTTTATGTATCTGTCTTTTAATTTTTTGGCGTGTTATTACGCTGCCTTTTTCCTGTCCGAAAATTTGAGGTAAATTTTCAGAATAAATAATGTTGTCTGTTAAAAAATCTAAATCCCAGGTAGCAATTTCGGCAATTTCAATAGCCAGTCTTGTTCTTTGCTCAGCGACTTCTACTTTTTTGCGGGCTTCCACTTTATTTGTCACATCATAAACAGTAATCATTATGCCGTTTACCGTCCCATTTTTTTCAAAAAGAGGAGTATATTGATAATCGAGATAAAATTTTTCCAGTTTTTCTTTCTGTTGAATGTAAGCTATTGATTCATTTTCACGAATTGTTATTCCTTTAGAAAGGACATCATTTAAGAGTTCGGGATATTTTTGATCCAATAGTTCAGGGAATACCTCCAGAATAGGTTTCCCAATGGTTTCATCTGTCTTTCTTTGCCAGATTTTTTCCATCATTGCATCATTAGCTATTTCAATGACATGGTTTTTTCCCCTGAAGATCGTCATGGCTAGCGGTGATTCCATTACAAATTTCCGGAATGCTTTTTCACTTTCTGCCAAAAGATGACGTGATTTTACAGCTTCTGTTACTTCATAGCAAACAGTAATAACACCGGTAATCTCATCATTTTCTTCCCTTAAAGGATAGAAAACCAAATTAAAATAACCTAATTCTTCCTTGCCATGACGGTTTAAAGTTACCGCAAGTTCATCCGTATAATAAGGTGTTCCATCGTTATAAACTTTTGAAAGTAAAGGATAAACTGTTTTTCTTGCTTCCGGGACTGCTTCAAAAAGCGGCTTTTCCAGAATTTCATCCTTGCTTTTATCGATAATCTTAAGGTAGGTGTCGTTTGCTGTTTCTACTACTAAATCGCTTCCTTTTAAAATTGCGATTCCAACAGGAACCTGTTTTATAGTATTCCTGAATTTTTTTTCACTTTCTTCTACTTTATTTCGGGCACAAACCTGTGTAGTAACATCATTTGCAATAGCTACAATTCCTGAGATAGTTCCGTCAGGCTCTTTTAAAGGTTCATAAACAACATTTATAAAAGTGTTTTCAATCTTACCATTTCTTGTTAACCGTACCGGGAGTTCATAATCCCTGAAAGTTTCACCATTTGTATATACGTTGTCCAAAATAGCTTCTAGTCCCTGACCTGCAGCTTCCGGAAGTGCCTCAAAAATAGGTCTGTTTATAACTTCATGTTCCTTTCTTTCCCAAATTTCCAGCATACGTTCATTGGCTATTTCAACAACATATTCCTTGCCTCTAAAAATACACATTGCATTTGGTGTCTGAAGAATGTTATTAAGATAACGTTTGTTGCTTTCTTCTAATTTTTTGACCAGGTTGACCTTGTCTGTTGTTTCATTGCAAATAACTAAAACACCTGTCGGTTTACCTACTTCGTCGTTAACCGGGCTGTAACTGAAAGTCCAGTATACATCTTCCATTTTTCCGTTTCTGTAAATGGGCAGCAATTGATCTTCATGCCAGGTTGCTTCTCCATTTATGAGCACATTGTCAATAAGAGGTTTTATGAAATCCCAGATTTCAGGCCAGAAATCAGCTCCTTTCTCACCTAAAATAAAAGGATGTTTTCCCTCGTTTCCGAGGCTTGGGCGATATGCATCATTATAAAAACAAATATGTTCAGGTCCCCAGAATAAAAACATAGGGAATTTCGAATTTAAAAGTATGCCAAGTGTTGTTTTTAGACTTTGTGGCCATGTCTCAACAGGACCAACTAAACTTTTACTCCAGTCTTTAGCCCTTGTTAATTCTCCCATTTCCCCGCCTTTTGCCAGGAAATCCTGATTTATGTGAATCATTTTTAATTGAATATTATAAAAAAAAGAGATGATGCTTAGAATCAATAAATGTAGTGATTTATAAATAAATTCTTAGGCCATAAAGTTCTTAAAATTGTACTTTTTGCATTTTTAACAGATCATCTGAATGAGATAAAAAAAAAATTTTTTGAGTTAAAACGTCGGTTTTAAAAGGATGAACTTTGCTAAGTAAGGTTTGGGAAACTTTAAAATAAATCAAATAATTCAAATTGCCATGAAGAACGAACTTTCAAAACACGAATTAGAATATCTTGATGAATATCAAAAAAAAGGATATTGCTGTAATTTTTTATTTCAGGACGGAACCCTTTTAGAAACCGAATCGAAATATTCTTATCAGCCTGAAGAAATTTTTATTGTTGCCCATCACCGATATGAGGGAATGAGCAATCCTGAAGATATGTCGATTTTATATGTTATAGAAACAGGAGATGAAAAAAAAGGAACTTATTTATTAGGATATGGACCTGCTGGAGATTTAGAAGCGGCTGAATTTTTTAAAGACATACCAGAAAAAAATTATTCGGCTAATGCTGATATACAAAAGCTCACTTAAAAGTAATTTTAGATTTATAGATAAATAGGTTAAGGATTTTTTTATTTTGCTGAAAAAACAGCTGTTTTGGACATTGTGTCTGGATCAGCTGTTTTTGTTTTTGCACGAATTTACATAAAGTATTAATTATGAAAGTTGTACGAAAAATTATATAACACTAAATGTTTGTAGTTGGACGAAATTTGAATTGTTCAAAAGAAGATGATTATGTAATAGTTAAAAATTTGAACACTTAATTATTTGAACTTTTAATTATTATCAAATGAAAAAACTTTACTTAAATACAGGCGGGATTAATACCATTTTTAACGATCTTAAAGATAGTCTTAATGGAACTTTGACTTTAGAAAACAATCAATACAACTTAAAAGTTAAGTCCAAAAATGCAAACGGAACTATAAGCGGTATTACGCTTAATAAACAAATTTCATACATTCAGTTTGATATTGTTTTTAATGAAGATATTGAATTGAGTATGGAGTCATTTGCTAATTCACCAATTCTGTTTACGTATTGTTTTGAAGGCAATGTCACACATAGCTTCGGGATTAACGGCGAAAGAAAAATAATAAAACCGAATCAAACAGGTATCATACGAAATACTTCCAATATTAATAGTGTTTTGTATTTTGAAGGGTATAAACATATAAAGTTTGCCATGATTTGTAATAATACCTATCATGCAGCAGTATCTGAAAACAGCAAATTGTTTTTAGATTTAAAAAACAGATTTGTAAGCAAGTCAGGGAGTTATATCTATGTGGGGCAGCAAAATTCAAAAGTTACTGAAAAAATTAAAGAGTTCAATGCTCTTCCTCAAAAAGGAATCGTTAAGAACCTCTTGAAATATCGAATTTTAGAAAATATCCTGCAAATTGAACTTGACCAGCATACTTATGGATATAGAAAAAATATACAGCCAATTTTATCATTGGCAAACAGACAAATAGTAGAGCTAAAAAGGGTTTCGAACTTTAATGTTCTTGAAATATTCTCAGGAGCCGGTTTATCAGGACGAAATTATTTTCCAAGATTATTAAAAGAAAAATATCATTTGCCCTTTAATAAATCATACAATCAAAAACTAGTTAGCTAATAAGCCTTATATATTGAAAAAAAACAGCTTTTACCAAAGCTGTTTTTTTTATTACAGAGTTTACGATTATTGTTCTTTTTCGTAGTAAATTAGAAAATAAACCATAATTAAATTTAAAAATAAAGAAACGCTATTCGTAACGATTATAGGTAAATCTTTTTTCAAAATCCCGTAAACAACCCATATAGCGATTCCAAATGTCAGGACGCCAAAGGTAAGCAGTGAAATTTGTTTTACCTTTTTTGTTTTCCAGACTTTTATAATTTGCGGAATTACCGAAATGGTTACGCAAATACCCGCAAAAAGACCAATCACATCAATATAATTCATAATTTTGATTTTTTAGTTAGCCTCCTACAAGTTCACCGCCGTTAATGTGAATAAATTGGCCGGTTATATAACTACTATCCTCAGAAGCTAAAAAAACATAAGCCGGACCAACTTCAGAAGGCTGACCTGCACGCTCCATTGGATTGTCTTTTCCAAAATCAGAAACCTTATCGAATGTTGCAACAATCAACGGTGTCCAGATAGGTCCGGGAGCCACTCCGTTAACCCTGATTTGTCTTTTTGCCAGCATAGTTGATAATGATCTGGTAAAAGTTAGAATGGCACCTTTTGTACTCGAATAATCCAAAAGATGTTCGCTTCCTCTGTAAGCCGTAACCGAACTTGTATTTATAATGCTGTCACCTTTATCTAAAAAAGGTAAAGCGGCTTTAGTTATATAAAAATAGGGGTAAATGTTGGTCTCGAATGTTTTTTGAAGTTGTGCTGCAGTAATCTTTTCAAGTTCATTCTGAGGAAACTGAACTGCTGCGTTGTTTACAATTATGTTTATTTTACTAAAAGTTTTTACACAGCTTTTTATGGCGCTTTTACAGAATTTTTCATCTTTCAGATCACCGCTTATTAACAGGCATTGCTGGCCTTCTTTCTCAATAAGCTCTTTTGTTTTTTGAGCATCTTTGTCTTCATTCAGGTAAACAATTGCAATATTTGCGCCCTCCCTGGCAAAATGTACAGCAACACTTCGTCCGATTCCGCTGTCACCTCCTGTTATAAAGGCTACTTTTCCCAAAAGTTTTCCGCTTCCGTTATAATTTTCTTTAATAATTTCTGGTTCAGGGTTCATTAAATATTCGTTGCCGGGCAAATCTTGTTTTTGTTCAGGAAATGTTTTTATCTTTTTCATAACTCATTGTTTTTTACATACTATCTACTAAAATAGCCCTAAACCCCAGTAAGTATTGACTTAAAAGAATTTTAGATTGTCGCAAAAGGTGTTTTGATTTATAAATAATATCAATATGGGAATTATGTAATTAATATCTTTTTAAATAAAAAAAGTGTTAATTTTTTTTTAGATATATTTGAGGTTTTATAAAATTTAACTTAGAAGTAAATTTTCAAAATTTACAGTAACTATAACACTTTAGCTTACAAATAGATGGTATTAATTGTAGACGATATAAAGGCAAATATACTTGCCCTAAAAAAAACTTTAGAGCTGCATAATATCGATGTAGACACCGCAGAATCAGGTGAAGAGGCGTTAAAGAAAATTTTACAGATAAATTATTCCCTCATCATAATGGATGTTCAGATGCCTGGACTGGATGGTTTTGAGGTAGTGAAAATCCTTTCCGGAAACAAAAAAACAAAAGATATTCCTGTTATTTTTCTTTCAGCACTTAATATAGAAAAAAAATATATTTTTAAAGGTTATGAAACCGGTGCAGTAGAATATATTACGAAGCCGGTTGACTCTGATTTGCTGATTTTAAAAGTAAAAACATTCCTTAAGATTTACGAACAGCAGAATCAGTTAAAAGAGATGAAAGAGCTTCTGTCTAAAGAAATCAAAATTAGAAAAGAAGCTCAGGATAACCTGGAAATAAAAATTACAGAAAGAACCAAAGAATTAATAATAAAGAATGAAGAACTGGAACTTAAAAATCATGAACTTCAGCAGTTTGCATGGGTAGTTTCACATGATTTGAATGAGCCAATCCGAAAGATTCAGATTTTTATTAAAATCATTAAAGATTTATATCTTGCCAAAGATGATAAAGCGGTTGATTATGTAAACCGAACTATTAAATCAGCTGAAAGAATGCAGACTTTAATTACTGATTTACTCGCTTATTCAAGATTATCTGCAAAAGTACAGCCTGAAAAAACAGATTTGAATGAAGTTTTGCAAGAAGTGCTTTCTGATTTTGATTATCTGATCGAGCGTAAAAATGCTACAATAAAAACTAATGTACTTCCCACAATTGATAGTATTCCGAGCCAGCTGAGGCAGGTTTTTCAAAATTTGATCGGAAATGCCCTTAAGTTTTCTAATAATAGCGAAAATCCAGTAATCGAAATCACTTCAGAATTGATTGAAACTAAAGATTTCGATGCAAGCCCTTCTCCAAACGGAAACTATTGCCGTATCACTGTAAAAGATAACGGAATTGGTTTTGATGAAATTTACCTGGACAGGATTTTTATCATTTTTCAGAGTCTGAATGATCGTCAAAGTTATGAAGGAACAGGTATTGGGCTCGCTATAGCCAAGAAAATAATCGAAAAACATAACGGATTAATTACTGCCAAAAGCCAAATTGGCAAAGGGGCAAGCTTTATTATAGTTTTACCTTTAGAATATCAGGAAATAAAATAATTAATATAAAATAGCATTAGATTGAATCGCCATAAGAAGACATACTAACGATTTTATGCGAATTGCATTACAGGAAAAAGAGAAATATAACCAGCATATGAAACAAAACAACTTTAAAAGAAATTTATTAATCAGTTCATTAGTTTCTTTAATTATATTAATGATAAGCTCTACAGCTTCATTTTTAAGTATAAGAAGCCTTTTAAACAGCAACTACTGGGTAAACCACACTCAGGAAGTGATTTATAATCTTAACGAAGGAATATCAATACTTACCGATGCCCAGACGAGTATGCGGGGTTATTTAATAACCGGAAATGAACAGTTTCTGGACCATTACAATGATGCCGAAAAAAGATCGGATAAGATTTTTGGCATAATGGACGAACTTACACAAGATAATCCTTCCCAGCAAAGAAACCTAAAAGAAGTAAAGGAACGTACGAATGTTTTTTACAAATACCTTCACAACCTGGTAGTAAAAAAACGATTGGGCGGGCAAACTGCTACTTTTGATCTGAACGAAGGAAAAAAAATGATGGATGAACTTCGTGCATACTACAAAGGCATTGAAAATACTGAACAGGTACTTTTAAAGCAACGAAATGCTAATTCTCAGCGATATGGTAATTATAGTTTTATTTTAATTATTGCAGCTTTCATAATCGCTTTTATTATAACAATAATGTTCTTACTGCGTATTTTAAAAGATTATAATGAACGTTCTTTTCTTCAGGAAGAGTTAGAAAAAAAGGACAGGGAAACTGCCGAAAGAATTCACGCAATAAGTACAGTTGCATCTAATATTTCACAGGGAAATTACGATATAAGGGTCGATGATACAAAGTCTGATGCATTAGGCAGCGTTGGAGAGTCTTTAAACAGTATGGGGATTTCCTTAAAATCATCTTTTGATTTATTGTCTCAAAAAGAATGGCTGCAGACCGGTATTGCCCAGCTAAATAATGTGATGATTGGAGATAAGGAACTCGAAACACTATCGAAAGACGTTATTGAATTTTTGTGTCAATATACGAAAAGCAGTGCTGGCGTTATTTATTCAACAGAAGGGGATGAATTGTATGCAATTTCGGGCTACAGTTATCTTCCCAACAAAAGCAGGGAACACATCAAAAAGGGAGAGGGATTGATTGGGCAATGCGTGGCTTCAAGAAAAATACTGGAATTAAAATCATTTTCTGAAAATGATGTTCAGATTACCTATGCCCTTGGTGAAATAAAACCTAAACATATTGTTGCTGTCCCTTTAATTGATACCAAAATTGAAGGTGCTTTTGAATTAGCAAATGTAAAAGAGTTTACTGCAATTGATTTAGAATTTCTACAGACTGTTTCCAATAATATAGCGATTGCCATAAAATCAACCCAAAACAGAAAACGTGTTTTGGAACTTCTTGAGGAAACCCAGGCACAATCAGAAGAGTTAAGAATTCAGCATAGTGAACTCGAAGCTATGAACGCCGAATTGGAAACCCAGACTGAAAAGCTACAGGCTTCAGAAGAAGAATTAAGGGTGCAGCAGGAAGAGCTGGAACAAACCAATGAAGAGTTATCAGAACGAAGTGTGTTATTAGAAGAAAGAAATACTGAAATTCAGAAAAAATCTGAAGCACTGGAACTTACTACCCGCTACAAGTCGGAGTTTTTGGCCAATATGTCACATGAGTTAAGGACTCCTTTGAATTCTATTTTGCTCTTAAGTCGTTTATTATCTGAGAATAATAACAAAAGCATGAATTCTGAAGAAATTGAGTTTGCTAAAGTGATCCAGAGTTCAGGCAATAGTTTGCTAGGCTTAATTGATGAAATACTGGATTTATCTAAAATTGAAGCCGGTAAAATGGAGCTGGAGTTTTTAGATGTTTCGACCAAAGAAATAACAGACAATCTGTCAAGTTTATTTTCGGTAGTAGCAAAAGAAAAAAAGATAGACTTTGAAATCATCGCCAAAGATGCGCCTGTAGTTATAAAAACCGACAAAATGCGTTTGGAGCAAATCCTTAAAAATCTAATTTCAAATGCGATTAAATTTACAGAAAAAGGATCTGTAAGCTTAGAAATTAAGTTGAATGACGACGATGATAAAATAATCTGTTTTATTGTAAAAGATACCGGAATCGGAATTCCATTGGATAAGCAGCCATTGATTTTTGAAGCTTTCCAACAGGCAGACGGATCTACGAAAAGAAAATATGGCGGAACCGGTTTAGGCCTTTCAATAAGCAGGGAACTGGCCAAATTGCTTAAAGGAGAAATTATCTTGCATAGTAAAGTAAACGAGGGAAGTACTTTTACCTTATGCCTTCCTGTTTTTGGTTCTGAAATGAAAAAGGTAACAGTCGAAAAAACAACTGCAATAGAAATTGAGCCAAATGAAATTCCTGATGCGGAAAATCAAAAATACAATTATATCAGTACTGTTATCCCGGATGAAATTGAAGATGACCGAAATTCTATTTCACAAGATGATAAAGTTATTTTAATTGTTGAAGACGATATTAATTTTGCAAAATCATTATTGAGCTTCACCAGGGAAAAAGGATATAAAGGAATCGTTGCTGTACGAGGGGATTATGCATTAAATTTTGCGTTAATATACAAACCAATTGGTGTTTTACTTGATATAGAGTTGCCTGTAAAAAGCGGATGGGAGATTTTAGAAGAGCTTAAAAATAACTCGCAGACCAAACATATTCCGGTTCATATTATGTCATCGCATAAGCTGAAGCAGGAGAGCTTACTAAAAGGAGCGGTTGATTTTCTGGACAAACCTGTCGCGTTTGAAAAAATTCCGGAAGTTTTCATGCGAATAGAGCATATTATCAGTAAAGAAGCGCAAAAAGTACTGATTATTGAGGATAACCCTAAACATGCCAAAGCTTTGGCTTACTTTTTAGGAAGTAATAATATCAATTCTGAAATTAAAAGTGAAGTTTCTGAAGGATTAAAAGCACTCAATAAAAGTGAAATAGACTGCGTAATTTTAGATATGGGAATTCCTGATAAACAGGCTTATGAAATTCTGGATGGCGTTAAGAAAAGTCCGGGCTTGGAAAATCTTCCTGTAATTGTATTTACCGGAAAAAGCTTGTCCCTTAAAGAAGAAGTAAAAATTAAAAAATATGCCGATTCTATAATCGTAAAAACGGCGCATTCATATCAGAGAATGCTGGACGAGGTATCTCTGTTCCTGCATTTGGTTGAAGAAAATAAAGGTTCGGAAGGCAAAAAGCAAAGCCATAAGAAACTGAATTTACTTAATAATATTTTATTTGATAAAACGGTTTTAATTGTAGATGATGATGTTCGTAATATTTATTCGCTGACAAAAGCGCTTGAAGTCTTTAAAATGAATGTAATAACTGCATTTGATGGTAAGGAAGCTATTAAAATGCTTGAAGACAATCCAAATACAGACATCGTTTTACTGGACATGATGATGCCAAATATGGATGGGTATGAAACAGCAGAAAAAATACGAAGCAATCCAAAGCATTTAACTTTGCCATTAATTGCCGTTACAGCAAAAGCTATGACTGGAGACCGGGAAAAATGTATCAGGGCAGGAGCTTCAGATTATATCACGAAGCCAGTAGATATTGACCAGCTGCTTTCATTGCTGCGAGTATGGCTGTATGATAAAGTTTAATTAAAAAGTAAAAATATGCATAAAAAAAGGGTTTTGATTGTGGATGATGATTCCAGAAATATTTTTGCTTTAGAAAATACGCTCCGTGCCAAATCATTTGAGTGTTTATCATGCCTGAGCGCTGAAGAAGCTTTAAAAATATTAAATTCGGATGAAAATATAGATGCTGTTTTAATTGATATGATGATGCCTGAAATGGATGGCTATGACGCCATTCCTTTGATAAAGAATATACCTTCGCACGAATCAACTTTTGTTGTAGCTGTGACGGCTCAGGCTATGAATGGAGATAAAGAAAAATGTTTGGAGGCTGGTGCAGATGATTATATTTCTAAACCGGTCGATGTGGATAAATTGCTTTTGATGTTAAGCAGAATTTAAAATTTTATGATAGAAGATATCGAATTAGAAACCTTTATAAATGAAGTGTATGAATATTATGGTTTTGATTTTGGTAGTTATTCAAGAGCTTCTTTAAAAAGACGTGTAAACAGGATATATCAACTGGATGGATTTATTCATTTTGGTGAATTTTTATCTAAGGTCAGATACAATCCTGACTATTTCAAGCATGTTATTGATGAAATTACAGTAAATGTTACCGAAATGTTTCGGGATCCTGCTTTTTATACTGTAATCCGTAATCAGGTTCTGCCTTTATTAGGTACAAAACCTTTTATTCGTTTATGGCATGCAGGATGTTCTACAGGTGAAGAAGTGTATTCTATGGCCATTTTATTAAAGGAAGCAGGATTACTGCATAAATCCCTAATTTATGCTACAGATATAAATGCAAAGGTCCTTGATTCAGCCAAAAAAGGAATCTTTCCATTGAGAATGATGAAGGAGTATTCAGAGAATTATCGCGATTCAGGAGGAAAAGAAGATTTTTCGAGTTATTATACTGCCAATTATGGTATTGCAAAATTTAATGAAGAACTATCCCAAAAAATGGTTTTTTCACAGCATAATTTAGTTTCTGATACTTCATTTAATGAATTTGATATAATTTTTTGCCGCAATGTCCTGATTTATTTTGATAATGATTTACAAAAAAGGGCAATTAGCTTATTTGATGATAGTCTGGCGATTTTGGGATTTTTAGCTTTGGGTACAAAAGAAACCATAAAGTATTCCATATCTCCGGGCAAGTATAAACAATTAGATAAGGAAAAAATATGGAGAAAAATCAAGTAAATCCAGATTTTAAAGTTGTAATTATAGGAGGCTCAGCCGGAAGTTTAAATGCGCTAATGCAAATCTTACCGCAGTTGTCTGTTATAAAATCTTTTGCTATTGTAATTGTTGTGCATCGGAAAAGTACAGATGAGCAAACTTTTGAAGAACTGATTGAAATAAAATCACCTGTTAAAGTAAAAAAGGTTGAAGATAAAGTAGCCTTAATACCCGCATTTATTTATATAGCCCCGTCAAATTATCATTTGTTATTTGAAAAAAACCACACGCTGTCACTTGATACTTCTGAAAAAGTAAATTACAGCAGACCAAGTATTGATGTGTCGTTTGAGTCAGCTGCTGAGGTATATAAAGAACAGCTAATAGGGATTTTATTATCTGGTTCAAATTCCGATGGCACAGAAGGATTAAAAGCGATTAAAAGTCAAGGCGGAACTATAATTGTCCAGAATCCGGATTCAGCTGATATGCCTTTTATGCCTAATCACGCTATCCAGAATACAGTTCCAGATTATGTTTTAAATATTCATGAAATTCTTCAGTTTATTCTTTCAATTGATAAGTAAGTTTAATTATTTTAGTAGTTTGAAAAAGTAAAACTATAAAAATATTGACTTAATGAATTCACCTGTTTATGTTCTCGGTACCGGACTTTCGCACAACGGATCGGCAGTTTTACTAAAAGATGGACGTGTTTGTGTGGGCATTGAAAAAGAAAGGTTAAGCCGAATCAAACATGATGGGGGAAATGATAACCTCGCAATCCAGTATTGCCTGGATGCGGAAGGGATTCAGCTAAAAGATATTTCGCTTGTAGTACAGTGTGCCAATTTCGAAATCCCGAATCGCAATCAATTTAAAGGAAAAAGACTTTTTGCAGCAGTACCAGATTTGAAAATTGTTGATATTTCGCATCATCTGGCTCATGCCTACAGTGCTGTTGGAACCTGCCCTTTTTCAGAATGTGCCGTAATGGTTATTGATGGCTGCGGGAGTCCTCTTGAACAGTTTCTAAGATTGCATCCTGAACAAAAACAATATATAAACCCTGAATTTCTTGATGGAGTTGAGATGTTGTGTGAAAAAGACAGTTTTTACCATTTTGATGGGCAAAAATTAACGCCTTTGATTAAGGATTTTAGTAAAATGGCTGAAAAGTCAGGCGGTTTGTTTTCACTCCGGACCACACAGCATTCTATAGGAGGATTTTATGCAGCTGTGAGTTATTACGTATTTGGGGATATGGATGATGTGGGCAAATTAATGGGACTTGCACCATTTGGAAAATCAGGAATTTTTGATTTTGAAGCTTTTGAATTTAAATCAGGAAATCTGTTTGTAAATGAAGACTGGAAAAATCAGTTTACAAATCCTTCAAAAGGGTATGAGTATTTCAAAAACAACTTTGAGTATTACGCCAATGTGGCTAAATGGGCTCAGAAACAGGTCGAAAATGCAGTTTTACAATGTATTTATAACCGACTGGCAAAATTTCCTCATAAAAATCTATGTTATTCCGGAGGGGTTGCGCTTAATGCCGTAGCCAATGCCAAACTGCAGGATAGCAAAATAGCTGAAAATATTTATTTTGAACCCGCTGCCGCAGATAATGGGCTCGCTTTAGGCTGTGCATTTTATGGCTGGCTGGAATATTTAAATATGCCGAAAGTTCCTCATGACGGAAATACATGCTTTGGCAAAATGTATAGTAATCCTGAAATTGAGTCAGCATTTGAAAAGTCCGAATATAAAAAATACAATCCTAAAAAGTTTTCTAATGAAGATGATTTGGTAAATTATTGTG
The Flavobacterium flavigenum genome window above contains:
- a CDS encoding SDR family oxidoreductase is translated as MKKIKTFPEQKQDLPGNEYLMNPEPEIIKENYNGSGKLLGKVAFITGGDSGIGRSVAVHFAREGANIAIVYLNEDKDAQKTKELIEKEGQQCLLISGDLKDEKFCKSAIKSCVKTFSKINIIVNNAAVQFPQNELEKITAAQLQKTFETNIYPYFYITKAALPFLDKGDSIINTSSVTAYRGSEHLLDYSSTKGAILTFTRSLSTMLAKRQIRVNGVAPGPIWTPLIVATFDKVSDFGKDNPMERAGQPSEVGPAYVFLASEDSSYITGQFIHINGGELVGG
- a CDS encoding SemiSWEET family sugar transporter, whose translation is MNYIDVIGLFAGICVTISVIPQIIKVWKTKKVKQISLLTFGVLTFGIAIWVVYGILKKDLPIIVTNSVSLFLNLIMVYFLIYYEKEQ
- a CDS encoding hybrid sensor histidine kinase/response regulator, with the translated sequence MVLIVDDIKANILALKKTLELHNIDVDTAESGEEALKKILQINYSLIIMDVQMPGLDGFEVVKILSGNKKTKDIPVIFLSALNIEKKYIFKGYETGAVEYITKPVDSDLLILKVKTFLKIYEQQNQLKEMKELLSKEIKIRKEAQDNLEIKITERTKELIIKNEELELKNHELQQFAWVVSHDLNEPIRKIQIFIKIIKDLYLAKDDKAVDYVNRTIKSAERMQTLITDLLAYSRLSAKVQPEKTDLNEVLQEVLSDFDYLIERKNATIKTNVLPTIDSIPSQLRQVFQNLIGNALKFSNNSENPVIEITSELIETKDFDASPSPNGNYCRITVKDNGIGFDEIYLDRIFIIFQSLNDRQSYEGTGIGLAIAKKIIEKHNGLITAKSQIGKGASFIIVLPLEYQEIK
- a CDS encoding PAS domain S-box protein, with protein sequence MIHINQDFLAKGGEMGELTRAKDWSKSLVGPVETWPQSLKTTLGILLNSKFPMFLFWGPEHICFYNDAYRPSLGNEGKHPFILGEKGADFWPEIWDFIKPLIDNVLINGEATWHEDQLLPIYRNGKMEDVYWTFSYSPVNDEVGKPTGVLVICNETTDKVNLVKKLEESNKRYLNNILQTPNAMCIFRGKEYVVEIANERMLEIWERKEHEVINRPIFEALPEAAGQGLEAILDNVYTNGETFRDYELPVRLTRNGKIENTFINVVYEPLKEPDGTISGIVAIANDVTTQVCARNKVEESEKKFRNTIKQVPVGIAILKGSDLVVETANDTYLKIIDKSKDEILEKPLFEAVPEARKTVYPLLSKVYNDGTPYYTDELAVTLNRHGKEELGYFNLVFYPLREENDEITGVITVCYEVTEAVKSRHLLAESEKAFRKFVMESPLAMTIFRGKNHVIEIANDAMMEKIWQRKTDETIGKPILEVFPELLDQKYPELLNDVLSKGITIRENESIAYIQQKEKLEKFYLDYQYTPLFEKNGTVNGIMITVYDVTNKVEARKKVEVAEQRTRLAIEIAEIATWDLDFLTDNIIYSENLPQIFGQEKGSVITRQKIKRQIHKDDLAVLKKAFGLALQTGIYKYECRIIKPDAEVCWIRVHGKLFFDENKNITKMLGTVLDITDEKNSHQTLMKSEEKFRLLADSMPQHIWTSDPSGNVNYFNKSVYKYTGLFIDDLKEQGWIQIVHPDDQKENINSWMEAVKTGNDFLLEHRFRRYDGEYRWQLSRAIAQKDEYGNIQMWVGTSTDIQDQKNFTDKLEREVSERTAQLELKNRDLINMNIELQSFAYISSHDLQEPLRKIQTFASRLSDLDEQNISAKAKTYLGRIEVSAKRMQTLIQDLLMYSRTNSAERIFVKANLDEIAEEVHSDFYERIEEKKAIVNFHPLGEATIITFQFRQLLHNLIGNALKFSRNGIAPIIEINADRIMGSKIKMQVDFPDKMYYHLQISDNGIGFEPEYKNRIFEVFQRLNTESEFAGTGIGLAIVKKIVENHKGIITATGEKDKGATFDIYLPEL